In Novosphingobium sp. MMS21-SN21R, a single genomic region encodes these proteins:
- a CDS encoding 23S rRNA (adenine(2030)-N(6))-methyltransferase RlmJ, whose translation MNYRHSFHAGNSADVVKHSLLIALVRALQQKDSALTLIDTHAGCGLYDLAGEQAQRTGEATQGVLRAFADPNPLLNDYRAAVQAVNAGANVGEGPQLYPGSPQILSQLLRPQDFLILNEKHPEDAYALRGAMRGTPAAVHERDAYEFWLAMLPPRSPRGVVVVDPPYEQTDERARITATLAAACRKWAHGVTVIWYPLKDRATHWRWKEQLQRLGIPKFLCVEHWLYDADQPGIYNGAGLFIVNPPYAFTQALPPLLEALRAALAPEGHKGEIAAGWLGD comes from the coding sequence ATGAATTATCGCCATTCCTTCCATGCCGGCAACAGCGCCGATGTGGTGAAGCACAGCCTGTTGATCGCGCTTGTGCGGGCCTTGCAGCAAAAGGACAGCGCGCTGACCCTGATCGACACCCATGCCGGTTGCGGGCTGTACGATCTTGCCGGCGAGCAGGCCCAGCGCACCGGTGAGGCCACGCAAGGCGTGCTGCGGGCCTTTGCCGACCCGAACCCCTTGCTGAACGACTACCGCGCGGCCGTGCAGGCGGTGAATGCCGGGGCGAATGTGGGGGAGGGGCCGCAGCTTTATCCCGGCTCGCCGCAGATCCTGTCGCAGCTTCTGCGCCCGCAGGATTTCCTGATCCTGAATGAAAAACATCCCGAGGACGCCTATGCCCTGCGCGGCGCGATGCGCGGCACTCCCGCTGCCGTGCACGAGCGCGACGCCTATGAGTTCTGGCTGGCGATGCTGCCGCCGCGAAGCCCTCGCGGCGTGGTGGTGGTCGATCCGCCATACGAGCAGACGGACGAACGCGCCCGGATCACGGCCACACTTGCCGCGGCGTGCCGCAAATGGGCGCATGGCGTGACGGTGATCTGGTATCCGCTGAAAGACCGCGCCACGCATTGGCGGTGGAAGGAGCAATTGCAGCGGCTCGGCATCCCGAAATTCCTGTGCGTGGAGCACTGGTTGTACGATGCCGATCAGCCCGGCATCTATAACGGCGCCGGCCTTTTTATCGTCAACCCGCCCTACGCCTTCACGCAGGCGCTGCCGCCTCTGCTGGAAGCCCTGCGCGCCGCACTGGCGCCCGAGGGGCACAAGGGCGAGATCGCAGCCGGTTGGCTGGGCGATTAG
- a CDS encoding DUF4062 domain-containing protein: MIVEISTCSKTVNSSHLESSMAKPRVFLSSTYYDLRSLRGELERFIREKGYEPILNERGHITYSKENSPEVACYREIESCDILVSVIGGRFGSTSNDGEFSVSQLELRTAIEQYKQVYIFVERDVSSEYRTYLKNKNTNINWTAVDNVKIYKFLEEVHALPNNNAIMSFETGQDIINLLREQWAGLFQRMLQSQASVGALETAQELRQGVDSARQLVELLRSPVQNSNDDEGKIDALLLPNHPSFSRIKRLLKVPYRVYFTSVDELNSWLKVRSYKPVLEGAWDNSTEMEWYNDKDDNNWDLLKINTKLFDGQNRFRPDSLEWSDSLIRKDIRPKDPAADDDNGDDLPF; this comes from the coding sequence TTGATCGTCGAAATCAGCACATGCTCAAAAACTGTTAATTCATCGCATCTCGAGAGCTCCATGGCAAAACCAAGAGTATTTTTAAGTTCAACGTATTACGATCTTAGATCGCTCAGGGGAGAACTTGAAAGGTTTATTCGAGAGAAGGGTTACGAGCCAATCTTGAATGAACGCGGACATATAACATACTCTAAAGAAAATTCACCCGAAGTGGCGTGCTACCGGGAAATAGAGAGCTGTGATATTCTAGTCTCCGTCATAGGTGGAAGATTTGGAAGTACGTCTAACGATGGCGAATTTTCTGTATCGCAATTGGAGTTACGAACCGCGATTGAACAATACAAGCAAGTTTATATATTTGTTGAGAGAGATGTTTCTTCAGAGTATAGAACGTACTTAAAAAATAAAAATACAAATATCAACTGGACTGCTGTTGACAATGTTAAAATTTATAAATTTCTAGAAGAAGTTCACGCTCTCCCAAATAATAACGCAATAATGTCCTTCGAAACTGGACAGGATATTATAAATTTGCTGCGTGAGCAGTGGGCTGGATTATTTCAAAGGATGCTTCAAAGTCAAGCGTCGGTCGGTGCGCTTGAAACAGCTCAAGAGCTACGACAGGGCGTTGATTCCGCTCGACAGCTTGTTGAACTATTGAGATCTCCAGTCCAAAATTCAAACGATGATGAAGGCAAGATAGACGCGCTGCTTCTTCCTAATCACCCATCTTTTTCGAGAATTAAACGCCTTCTTAAGGTTCCATATCGTGTATATTTTACGTCTGTAGACGAGCTGAATTCATGGTTGAAAGTTAGAAGTTATAAGCCAGTCCTAGAGGGAGCGTGGGATAATTCCACCGAGATGGAATGGTATAATGATAAAGATGACAACAATTGGGATTTATTGAAAATAAATACTAAGCTTTTTGACGGTCAAAATAGATTCAGGCCGGACTCTTTGGAATGGAGCGATAGTTTAATAAGAAAAGATATTCGACCAAAAGATCCTGCAGCTGACGACGATAATGGCGATGACTTGCCTTTTTAA
- the trpC gene encoding indole-3-glycerol phosphate synthase TrpC — translation MTDKLTEICDTKRSEVAARKAATSIADLTARAAQQTAPRGFEAALRTKAATGYALIAEIKKASPSKGLIRADFNPAAHAAAYQAGGAACLSVLTDAPYFQGHEDYLIEARAACTLPVIRKDFMVDPWQCLEARAIGADAILIIAACLSDTQMAEIEAAAREHGMDALVEVHNEEEMERAARLKSRLIGVNNRDLKRFVTDLATTERLAPLAPEGTLLVAESGINTHADLLRLEKCGARTFLVGEALMRQPDVEAATLGLLVGWKKIN, via the coding sequence ATGACCGACAAGCTCACCGAAATCTGCGACACCAAGCGCAGCGAAGTCGCCGCCCGCAAGGCCGCCACCAGCATCGCTGACCTCACCGCCCGCGCCGCGCAGCAAACCGCCCCACGCGGCTTCGAGGCAGCGCTCCGCACCAAGGCCGCCACCGGCTACGCCCTGATTGCCGAGATCAAGAAGGCCAGCCCGTCCAAGGGCCTGATCCGCGCCGATTTCAACCCCGCCGCTCACGCTGCCGCCTATCAGGCAGGCGGCGCCGCGTGCCTCTCGGTCCTCACCGACGCGCCCTATTTTCAGGGCCACGAGGATTACCTGATCGAAGCCCGCGCCGCCTGCACGCTCCCGGTCATCCGCAAGGACTTCATGGTCGATCCGTGGCAGTGCCTCGAGGCCCGCGCCATCGGCGCCGACGCCATCCTGATCATCGCCGCCTGCCTGTCAGACACGCAAATGGCCGAGATCGAAGCCGCCGCACGCGAACACGGCATGGACGCCCTCGTCGAAGTCCACAACGAAGAGGAAATGGAGCGCGCCGCCCGCCTCAAGTCCCGCCTGATCGGCGTCAACAACCGCGACCTCAAACGCTTCGTCACCGATCTCGCCACCACCGAACGCCTCGCGCCGCTCGCCCCCGAAGGCACCCTGTTGGTGGCGGAGAGCGGCATCAACACCCATGCCGACCTGTTGCGCCTCGAAAAGTGCGGCGCACGCACGTTCCTCGTGGGCGAAGCCCTGATGCGTCAGCCGGATGTCGAGGCGGCTACGCTGGGGTTGTTGGTGGGGTGGAAAAAGATCAATTGA
- the trpD gene encoding anthranilate phosphoribosyltransferase, which yields MTLPDPAHPLEEAEAEQAFAAILDGAVPDEAIAGFLVGLSDRGETASEIAGAARAMRARMIPIAAPANAIDVCGTGGDGHHTLNVSTAVSLVVAACGVPVAKHGNRAASSKAGAADTLEALGLNLDRAAETAEETLADLGICFLFAARHHPSMGRIMPIRKALGRRTIFNLMGPLANPAGVRRQLVGIARPAYVPIYAEALLRLGTDHSLVISGDEGLDELSLAGGNELAEVKHGELAMRRITPADAGLPTAPVDAIRGGDAAHNAAALRALLQGEQGPYRNAVLFNAAAALIVAGEASDWHEGVEEAAEAIDKGLANALLNCWISALK from the coding sequence ATGACCCTGCCTGACCCCGCCCACCCGCTCGAAGAGGCCGAAGCCGAACAGGCCTTCGCAGCCATTCTCGACGGCGCCGTGCCCGATGAGGCCATCGCAGGGTTCCTCGTCGGCCTGTCAGACCGGGGCGAGACGGCATCCGAAATCGCCGGAGCCGCCCGCGCCATGCGCGCCCGCATGATCCCGATTGCCGCCCCCGCAAACGCCATCGACGTCTGCGGCACGGGCGGTGACGGCCACCACACGCTCAACGTCTCCACCGCCGTCAGCCTTGTCGTCGCGGCCTGCGGCGTGCCCGTCGCCAAGCACGGCAACCGCGCCGCCAGTTCCAAGGCAGGCGCCGCCGACACATTGGAAGCCCTCGGCCTCAACCTCGATCGCGCTGCAGAAACTGCCGAAGAAACGCTCGCCGACCTCGGCATCTGCTTCCTCTTCGCCGCGCGCCATCACCCGTCGATGGGCCGCATCATGCCGATCCGCAAGGCGCTGGGCCGCCGCACCATCTTCAACCTGATGGGGCCATTGGCGAACCCCGCAGGCGTCCGCCGCCAGCTTGTCGGCATTGCGCGCCCCGCCTATGTCCCGATCTACGCCGAAGCCCTCCTGCGCCTCGGCACCGACCACAGCCTCGTCATCTCGGGCGACGAAGGCCTCGACGAACTGAGCCTCGCAGGCGGCAACGAACTGGCCGAAGTCAAGCACGGCGAACTCGCGATGCGCCGCATCACCCCCGCCGACGCAGGCCTGCCCACCGCCCCGGTCGATGCGATCCGTGGCGGCGATGCAGCCCACAACGCCGCCGCCCTGCGCGCGCTGCTCCAGGGCGAGCAAGGCCCCTACCGCAACGCCGTCCTGTTCAACGCCGCCGCCGCCCTGATCGTCGCAGGCGAAGCGAGCGACTGGCACGAAGGCGTCGAAGAAGCCGCCGAAGCCATCGACAAGGGCCTCGCCAACGCCCTCCTCAACTGCTGGATTTCGGCGCTGAAATAG
- a CDS encoding aminodeoxychorismate/anthranilate synthase component II, with translation MILVIDNYDSFTWNLVHYLMEMGAEVEVVRNDALTAEQAIKTGAQGFLLSPGPCTPNEAGISLDLVGAAADAKLPLLGVCLGHQSIGQYFGGKVVRGGLMHGKTSPVTHDGTGVFEGLPSPFIATRYHSLIVTEIPTCLAVNAQSDDTHVMGFRHTSLPIHGVQFHPESIATEHGHAMIGNFLKICGINTRPVPA, from the coding sequence ATGATCCTCGTCATCGACAACTACGACAGCTTCACCTGGAACCTCGTCCATTACCTGATGGAAATGGGCGCGGAGGTTGAGGTCGTGCGCAACGACGCGCTCACCGCAGAACAGGCGATCAAAACCGGCGCGCAAGGCTTCCTGCTCTCGCCCGGCCCCTGCACGCCCAACGAGGCGGGCATCAGCCTCGATCTCGTCGGCGCGGCTGCCGATGCAAAGCTGCCGCTGCTCGGCGTGTGCCTCGGCCACCAGTCGATCGGGCAGTATTTCGGTGGCAAGGTCGTGCGCGGCGGGCTGATGCACGGCAAGACCAGCCCGGTCACCCACGATGGCACCGGCGTGTTCGAAGGCCTGCCCAGCCCGTTCATCGCCACGCGCTATCACTCGCTCATCGTTACCGAGATCCCGACATGCCTCGCGGTCAACGCGCAGTCCGATGACACCCACGTCATGGGCTTCCGCCACACTTCACTGCCCATCCACGGCGTGCAGTTCCACCCGGAGAGCATCGCCACCGAGCATGGCCACGCGATGATCGGCAACTTCCTCAAGATTTGCGGCATCAACACGCGCCCCGTCCCGGCATGA
- a CDS encoding chorismate-binding protein codes for MSTLEAVTAAALPENHGPALIQLTAGKPALIWRKLIVDTETPVGAALKLMESGRGDFLLESVQGGEVRGRYSLLGIDPDLVFRATGASAEINRIWRHDKAAFAPLPGNALDELRALVTACRIDVPAALPPALACLVGYFGYETIGLVEKLPRPEQSDLVLPDMLFTRPTVVLVFDRLSDELFAIAPVWAEGGSPAHLLEAAAERIDSAIRKLADAVPADQRLSETVDVTPQPVMPAANYARMVNAAKDYIEAGDIFQVVLAQRFTAPFPLPPIALYRALRRINPSPFLYFLDMPGFALTGSSPEILVRIRDGEVTIRPIAGTRPRGKTPEEDRANERSLLDDPKERAEHLMLLDLGRNDVGRVARAGTVKVTESYNVERYSHVMHIVSNVVGQLDTARADSVDALFAGFPAGTVSGAPKVRACEIIAELEPETRGAYAGGVGYFAPDGSVDSCIVLRTGVIKDGVLHAQAGAGIVADSNPEYEQRECELKSGALFAAAREAVRVATEPGFGQ; via the coding sequence ATGTCTACGCTCGAAGCTGTCACCGCCGCCGCGTTGCCCGAAAACCACGGCCCCGCGCTCATTCAGCTCACTGCCGGCAAACCGGCGCTGATCTGGCGCAAGCTGATCGTCGATACCGAAACGCCGGTCGGCGCAGCGCTCAAGCTCATGGAAAGCGGGCGCGGCGATTTCCTGCTAGAATCGGTGCAGGGCGGCGAAGTGCGCGGGCGTTACAGCCTGCTCGGGATCGATCCCGATCTTGTCTTCCGCGCCACCGGAGCCTCGGCGGAAATCAACCGTATCTGGCGGCACGACAAGGCCGCCTTCGCCCCATTGCCCGGCAATGCGCTGGATGAGCTGCGCGCGCTCGTCACCGCCTGCCGGATCGACGTGCCCGCTGCCCTGCCCCCGGCGCTCGCGTGCCTGGTCGGCTATTTCGGTTACGAGACCATCGGCCTCGTCGAAAAGCTGCCCCGGCCCGAGCAGAGCGATCTCGTCCTGCCCGACATGCTGTTCACCCGCCCCACCGTGGTGCTGGTGTTCGACCGGCTGTCCGACGAACTCTTCGCCATTGCCCCTGTATGGGCCGAAGGTGGATCACCTGCGCACCTGCTTGAAGCCGCCGCCGAACGCATCGACAGCGCCATCCGCAAGCTGGCCGACGCCGTCCCTGCCGACCAGCGCCTGTCCGAAACGGTGGACGTCACCCCGCAGCCGGTGATGCCTGCCGCGAACTATGCGCGCATGGTGAACGCGGCCAAGGACTATATCGAAGCTGGCGACATCTTCCAGGTCGTGCTCGCCCAACGCTTCACCGCGCCCTTCCCGCTGCCGCCCATCGCGCTCTACCGCGCGCTGCGCCGCATCAACCCCTCGCCGTTTCTCTATTTCCTCGACATGCCGGGCTTCGCGCTGACCGGCTCCAGCCCGGAAATCCTCGTCCGTATCCGCGATGGCGAAGTCACCATCCGCCCGATCGCCGGCACCCGCCCACGCGGGAAAACGCCCGAGGAAGACCGCGCCAACGAACGCAGCCTGCTCGATGATCCCAAGGAACGCGCCGAGCACCTGATGCTGCTCGACCTCGGCCGCAACGACGTCGGCCGCGTGGCCAGGGCGGGCACGGTCAAGGTCACCGAAAGCTACAACGTCGAGCGCTACAGCCACGTCATGCACATCGTCTCGAACGTGGTCGGCCAGCTCGACACCGCCCGCGCCGACAGCGTGGACGCCCTGTTCGCCGGTTTCCCCGCAGGCACCGTCAGCGGCGCCCCCAAGGTCCGCGCCTGCGAGATCATCGCCGAGCTCGAACCCGAAACCCGCGGCGCCTACGCAGGCGGTGTCGGCTATTTCGCTCCCGATGGCTCGGTCGACAGCTGCATCGTCCTGCGCACCGGCGTGATCAAGGACGGCGTCCTTCACGCGCAAGCAGGCGCAGGCATCGTCGCGGACAGCAACCCCGAATACGAACAGCGCGAGTGCGAGCTGAAGTCAGGCGCGCTCTTCGCCGCCGCCCGCGAAGCCGTCCGCGTCGCCACCGAACCCGGATTTGGCCAATGA
- a CDS encoding SurA N-terminal domain-containing protein — MLGFFRSFLKSRVGVAIALLFLGLIALAFASADVTGSGFGGIAGGDRAAKVGSARIGTAELAKALTSAFEQQRQKSPGLTMKQFLDGGGMDGVLDDMIDRVALAEWGKKHGLAVSDRLVDSEIVKIGAFQGPDGKFSQSAYDQLLAQRGLTDKEVRKDLAQGLMARQLLLPVAFGAQMPTEAVVRYASLLTEQRSGTIVSVPSLAFAPKDGPDANTVAAFYTSNKTRYMQPERRTIRYALVNEANLKSVPAPTDAEVANRYKLNSAVYAASEQRTVTQVIVPTEAAARALAAEVGKGGSLDAAARAKGLVASKLTDLSREALTGQTAKAVADAAFAAAPGTLAAPAKSGLGWHVIKVDAVNRNPGKTLDQARAEIVAAITLEKRRTALSDLAAKVEEEVDNGTGLADIAKSLGLTIASTQPLLANGTVFGKAAEKASAEVAPLVQAAFAMEREGEPQLAEIKPGEVFAIYDVGQLTASTPAPLDQIKDVVTRDWALDQGSAKAKAAADKILAALNKGTPLADAIKLAGVALPAPQPVAMGRQQLSAMQGQVPPPLALLFAMAEGTNKRLEGPNKAGWYVVALKDIIPGDIKRGDAVLAQASREFSTVTGNEYAESLRRAIRNDVGVERNEAAIKAVRNQLTGTSAQ; from the coding sequence ATGCTCGGCTTCTTCCGCTCCTTTCTCAAGTCCCGCGTCGGCGTTGCCATCGCGCTCCTCTTCCTCGGCCTGATCGCGCTCGCATTTGCCAGCGCCGATGTCACCGGCAGCGGCTTTGGCGGCATCGCCGGGGGCGACCGTGCGGCCAAGGTGGGGTCGGCTCGCATCGGCACCGCGGAACTGGCCAAGGCGCTCACTTCCGCGTTCGAGCAGCAGCGCCAGAAGTCGCCCGGCTTGACGATGAAGCAGTTCCTCGACGGCGGCGGCATGGACGGCGTGCTTGACGACATGATCGATCGCGTCGCGCTGGCCGAATGGGGCAAGAAGCACGGCCTCGCCGTAAGCGACCGCCTTGTCGACAGCGAGATCGTCAAGATCGGCGCGTTCCAGGGGCCGGACGGCAAGTTCAGCCAGTCCGCTTACGACCAGCTCCTCGCCCAGCGCGGCCTGACCGACAAGGAAGTGCGCAAGGACCTTGCGCAGGGACTGATGGCGCGTCAGCTTCTCCTCCCGGTAGCGTTCGGCGCGCAGATGCCCACAGAAGCCGTGGTGCGTTACGCCTCGCTCCTCACCGAACAGCGCAGCGGCACGATTGTCTCGGTGCCCTCGCTGGCCTTCGCGCCCAAGGACGGCCCTGATGCAAACACGGTCGCCGCGTTCTATACGTCGAACAAGACCCGCTACATGCAGCCCGAGCGCCGCACCATCCGCTATGCGCTGGTGAACGAGGCCAACCTCAAATCCGTCCCCGCGCCAACCGACGCCGAAGTCGCCAACCGCTACAAGCTCAACAGCGCAGTCTATGCGGCCAGCGAGCAGCGCACCGTCACGCAAGTGATCGTGCCGACCGAAGCCGCCGCCCGCGCGCTCGCTGCCGAAGTCGGCAAGGGCGGTTCGCTCGATGCTGCCGCGCGCGCAAAGGGCCTCGTCGCCAGCAAGCTGACCGACCTCAGCCGCGAAGCGCTGACGGGCCAGACCGCCAAGGCCGTTGCCGATGCCGCCTTCGCTGCCGCACCGGGCACGCTCGCCGCGCCCGCAAAGTCGGGCCTTGGCTGGCACGTGATCAAGGTTGACGCCGTCAACCGGAATCCCGGCAAGACGCTCGATCAGGCCCGCGCAGAAATAGTCGCCGCAATTACGCTCGAAAAGCGCCGCACCGCGCTGTCCGACCTTGCCGCCAAGGTTGAAGAGGAAGTCGACAATGGCACCGGACTTGCCGATATCGCCAAGTCGCTCGGCCTGACCATCGCCTCCACGCAGCCGCTGCTCGCCAATGGAACCGTGTTCGGCAAGGCGGCCGAGAAGGCCTCCGCCGAAGTCGCGCCACTGGTGCAGGCCGCCTTCGCCATGGAGCGCGAAGGCGAACCGCAGCTTGCCGAAATCAAGCCCGGCGAAGTCTTCGCCATCTACGACGTTGGCCAGTTGACCGCCTCGACGCCAGCTCCGCTCGACCAGATCAAGGACGTGGTCACACGCGACTGGGCGCTCGATCAGGGTTCCGCCAAGGCCAAGGCTGCGGCTGACAAGATCCTCGCCGCGCTGAACAAGGGCACACCGCTCGCCGATGCGATCAAGCTCGCAGGCGTTGCCCTGCCCGCTCCGCAGCCGGTCGCCATGGGCCGCCAGCAGCTTTCCGCGATGCAAGGGCAGGTTCCCCCGCCGCTGGCGCTGCTCTTCGCCATGGCCGAAGGCACCAACAAGCGTCTCGAAGGCCCCAACAAGGCTGGCTGGTACGTGGTTGCGCTGAAAGACATTATCCCCGGTGATATCAAGCGCGGCGATGCCGTACTGGCACAGGCCTCGCGCGAATTCAGCACGGTCACCGGCAATGAATACGCCGAATCGCTGCGCCGCGCGATCCGCAACGATGTCGGCGTCGAGCGCAACGAGGCCGCAATCAAGGCGGTCCGCAACCAGCTGACCGGCACCAGCGCCCAGTAA